Proteins found in one Kwoniella bestiolae CBS 10118 chromosome 1, complete sequence genomic segment:
- a CDS encoding 60S ribosomal protein uL5, with protein sequence MKELKIDKLVINISVGESGDRLTRAAKVLEQLTGQTPVTSKARYTIRSFQIRRNEKIAVHVTIRGPKAEEVLERALKVKEYELRKRNFSETGNFGFGIEEHIDLGIKYDPGIGIFGMDFFVVMGRPGMRVARRKHAVGKIGASHRVRPEHTVAWFKQRFDGIVSR encoded by the exons ATGAAGGAGCTCAAGATTGACAAATTGGTCATCA ACATCTCCGTCGGTGAATCTGGTGATAGATTGACCCGAGCCGCCAAAGTGTTGGAACAACTTACCGGTCAAACACCCGTCACCTCAAAGGCCAGATACACCATCCGATCTTTCCAAATCAGAAGAAACGAAAAGATCGCCGTGCACGTCACCATCCGAGGTCCCAAGGCTGAGGAAGTTTTGGAGAGAGCTTTGAAAGTCAAGGAGTACGAGTTGAGAAAGAG AAACTTCTCTGAGACCGGTAACTTCGGTTTCGGTATCGAGGAACACATCGACTTGGGTATCAAATACGACCCAGGAATCGGTATCTTCGGTATGGACTT CTTCGTTGTCATGGGTAGACCAGGTATGAGAGTAGCTCGACGAAAGCACGCTGTCGGTAAGATCGGTGCTTCTCACCGAGTCCGACCTGAACA CACCGTCGCTTGGTTCAAGCAACGATTCGATGGTATCGTCTCACGATAA